A single region of the Pseudomonas sp. VD-NE ins genome encodes:
- a CDS encoding LysR family transcriptional regulator, producing MTAPDLNLLITLDVLLREGSVARAAKCLQLSPSAMSRALARLRETTGDPLLVRAGRGLVPTPRALELRERVSHLVQEAEAVLRPAEVLDPRRLQRTFTLRNTDGFVETFAAALLARIAEEAPDVRLRFVQKADKDSTPLREGRVDLETGVVDDSTDPTLHSRILFQDQWIGVVREGHPLSTGKITSKRFAGGEHILISRRGRSSGPVDEALLTLGLTRDIVTSFGGFSAALTLVRESDLIATVPQRHTSKLRTGLHSFALPFAMPDISVSMLWHPRMDADPAHRWLRECVRQVCA from the coding sequence ATGACTGCGCCGGACCTGAACCTGCTGATCACCCTCGACGTCTTGCTGCGCGAAGGCAGCGTCGCCCGTGCCGCCAAATGCCTGCAACTGAGCCCTTCGGCCATGAGCCGCGCCCTCGCCCGTCTGCGCGAAACCACTGGCGATCCGTTGCTGGTGCGCGCGGGTCGAGGCCTGGTGCCAACGCCGCGCGCACTCGAGTTGCGCGAACGGGTCAGTCATCTGGTGCAGGAAGCCGAGGCGGTTTTGCGTCCTGCCGAAGTGCTCGACCCGCGCCGCTTGCAACGCACCTTTACCCTGCGCAACACCGACGGCTTTGTTGAAACCTTCGCCGCCGCCCTGCTCGCGCGTATCGCCGAAGAGGCGCCCGACGTGCGCCTGCGGTTTGTGCAGAAAGCCGACAAGGACAGCACGCCGCTGCGCGAGGGTCGTGTCGATCTGGAAACCGGCGTGGTCGACGACAGCACCGACCCGACGCTGCACAGCCGCATCCTGTTTCAGGATCAATGGATCGGTGTAGTGCGTGAGGGGCATCCCTTGAGCACGGGAAAAATCACCAGCAAGCGCTTTGCCGGCGGCGAGCACATTCTGATCTCACGACGCGGGCGCAGCAGTGGGCCGGTCGACGAAGCGCTACTCACGCTCGGCCTGACGCGGGATATCGTCACCTCATTCGGCGGATTCTCGGCAGCCCTGACGCTGGTACGCGAATCCGACCTGATCGCCACTGTCCCACAACGTCACACCAGCAAACTGCGCACGGGCCTGCACAGTTTCGCCCTGCCCTTCGCGATGCCGGACATCAGCGTGTCGATGCTCTGGCACCCGCGCATGGATGCCGACCCGGCGCATCGCTGGTTGCGCGAGTGTGTGCGGCAGGTCTGCGCTTAA
- a CDS encoding cell wall hydrolase produces the protein MGLKGWAGCLVFTLLAGSAWATDQAPIKAKAEEKAQVLEEKAADKVSAAPAPKAEAITPTEVQAVDPAGAAPLDDPITCLARSIYWEAKGKDTPEMEAVASVVMNRLGHEGFPDTVCAVVKQGSETKSCQFSWWCDGRPDQVKEDAEYTLAKDIARKALNRQLKDRTNGALYFHDRNVHPSWAKEYRKTAETKKFLFYKPAGGDAR, from the coding sequence ATGGGATTGAAAGGCTGGGCGGGTTGTCTCGTATTCACCCTGTTGGCAGGCTCTGCATGGGCCACCGATCAGGCTCCGATCAAAGCGAAGGCTGAAGAAAAAGCCCAAGTGCTGGAAGAAAAAGCGGCGGACAAAGTCAGCGCTGCACCGGCGCCCAAAGCCGAAGCCATCACCCCGACCGAAGTGCAAGCGGTCGACCCGGCCGGCGCGGCGCCGCTGGACGATCCGATTACCTGTCTGGCGCGCAGTATCTATTGGGAAGCCAAAGGCAAAGACACGCCGGAAATGGAAGCGGTGGCCAGTGTGGTGATGAATCGCCTCGGCCACGAAGGCTTCCCCGACACGGTGTGCGCTGTCGTCAAACAAGGCTCGGAAACCAAGAGCTGCCAGTTTTCCTGGTGGTGCGACGGGCGTCCGGATCAGGTCAAGGAAGATGCCGAATACACGCTGGCCAAGGATATCGCCCGCAAAGCGCTGAATCGCCAGCTCAAGGATCGCACCAACGGCGCGCTGTATTTCCATGACCGCAACGTGCATCCGAGCTGGGCCAAGGAATACCGCAAGACCGCCGAGACGAAAAAATTTCTCTTCTACAAACCTGCCGGCGGCGACGCGCGTTAA
- a CDS encoding cytochrome ubiquinol oxidase subunit I produces MFNPEALDLARIQFAFTVSFHIIFPAITIGLASFLAVLEGLWLKTHNDTYRDLYHFWSKIFAVNFGMGVVSGLVMAYQFGTNWSGFSDFAGSITGPLLTYEVLTAFFLEAGFLGVMLFGWNRVGRGLHFFATVMVAIGTLISTFWILASNSWMQTPQGFEIVDGRVMPLDWLAIVFNPSFPFRLAHMAIAAFVATSFFVGASAAWHLLRGNNTAPVRKMFSMALWMALIVAPIQAVVGDAHGLNTLEHQPAKIAAIEGHWENADNGPTPLVLFGIPDMDAEKTKYALEIPYLGSLILTHSLDKQIPALKSFPKEDRPNSTVIFWSFRVMAGLGMLMILVGLLGLALRRGGKLYQHRGFQRLVLLMGPSGLIALLAGWITTEVGRQPWVVYGLLRTHDAASHHSVAQMSTSLALFVVIYFTVFSVGIGYMMKLVKKGPQPHHEHPPAGDELQTPRRPISAATAPMKEH; encoded by the coding sequence ATGTTCAATCCGGAGGCACTGGACCTGGCGCGAATTCAATTCGCGTTCACGGTTTCGTTCCACATTATTTTCCCGGCGATCACCATTGGCCTGGCGAGTTTCCTCGCGGTACTCGAAGGCCTGTGGCTGAAAACCCATAACGACACGTACCGCGATCTCTACCACTTCTGGTCGAAGATCTTTGCGGTCAACTTTGGCATGGGCGTGGTTTCGGGACTGGTCATGGCGTACCAGTTCGGCACCAACTGGAGCGGGTTTTCGGACTTTGCCGGGAGCATCACCGGGCCGTTGCTGACCTATGAAGTGCTGACTGCATTCTTCCTTGAGGCCGGGTTCCTTGGGGTGATGTTGTTTGGCTGGAACCGCGTCGGCCGTGGCTTGCACTTCTTCGCTACGGTGATGGTTGCAATCGGCACGTTGATTTCGACCTTCTGGATTCTCGCGTCCAACAGCTGGATGCAGACGCCGCAGGGCTTTGAAATTGTCGACGGTCGGGTGATGCCGCTGGACTGGCTGGCGATTGTGTTCAACCCGTCGTTCCCGTTCCGTCTGGCGCACATGGCGATTGCCGCGTTTGTGGCGACGTCGTTCTTCGTCGGCGCCTCGGCTGCCTGGCATTTGCTGCGCGGCAACAACACCGCGCCGGTGCGCAAGATGTTCTCCATGGCTTTATGGATGGCGCTGATCGTTGCGCCGATTCAAGCGGTGGTCGGTGACGCCCATGGCTTGAACACGCTGGAACATCAACCGGCGAAGATCGCCGCCATCGAAGGCCACTGGGAAAACGCCGACAACGGCCCGACGCCGCTGGTGCTGTTCGGCATCCCCGATATGGACGCGGAGAAGACCAAATATGCGTTGGAAATTCCCTATCTCGGCAGCCTGATCCTCACCCACAGCCTCGACAAGCAGATCCCGGCGCTGAAGAGCTTCCCGAAAGAGGACCGGCCGAATTCGACCGTGATCTTCTGGAGCTTCCGCGTCATGGCCGGGTTGGGGATGTTGATGATCCTCGTTGGTTTGCTGGGGTTGGCGTTGCGCCGGGGCGGCAAGCTTTACCAGCATCGCGGCTTCCAGCGACTGGTGTTGTTGATGGGGCCGAGCGGCTTGATTGCGCTGCTGGCCGGTTGGATTACCACGGAAGTCGGGCGTCAGCCGTGGGTGGTTTATGGCTTGTTGCGCACTCACGACGCGGCATCGCATCACTCGGTGGCGCAGATGAGCACGTCGCTGGCGCTGTTCGTGGTGATCTATTTCACGGTGTTCAGCGTGGGCATCGGCTACATGATGAAACTGGTGAAAAAAGGTCCGCAGCCGCATCACGAACATCCGCCTGCGGGCGATGAATTGCAGACGCCGCGTCGACCGATTTCGGCGGCTACCGCCCCTATGAAGGAGCATTGA
- the cydB gene encoding cytochrome d ubiquinol oxidase subunit II, with translation MGIQGIDLSLIWGVIIAFGVMMYVIMDGFDLGLGILFPLIPDEQERDVMMNTVAPVWDGNETWLVLGGAALYGAFPLAYGVILEALYLPLILMLCGLIFRGVAFEFRFKSSPQKRHWWDKAFIGGSLLATFSQGVVIGAYVSGIPVVDRQFAGGGLDWLAPFPLVCGVGLVVAYALLGSTWLLVKTEGMLESRMRLFTRPLALLLMAMVLVIGVWTLQLHPELATRWSTHGHLQVFAGLVVLALLAVFGLLRTLRQRHTHWPFVFTLVLMLLGYIGLALSIWPNIIPPSVSIWAAASPPSSQLFALIGALFILPVILMYTFWSYYVFRGKVRIGDGYH, from the coding sequence ATGGGTATTCAAGGTATCGATCTCTCGTTGATCTGGGGAGTGATCATTGCCTTCGGGGTGATGATGTACGTGATCATGGACGGCTTCGATCTGGGCCTGGGGATCCTGTTTCCGCTGATCCCGGATGAGCAGGAACGCGATGTGATGATGAACACCGTCGCGCCGGTGTGGGACGGTAACGAGACCTGGCTGGTGCTCGGTGGCGCGGCGCTGTATGGCGCGTTTCCGCTGGCGTACGGGGTGATTCTCGAAGCGCTGTACCTGCCGCTGATCCTGATGCTGTGCGGTTTGATTTTCCGTGGCGTGGCGTTTGAGTTTCGCTTCAAGTCTTCGCCGCAAAAACGCCATTGGTGGGACAAGGCGTTTATCGGTGGTTCGCTGCTGGCGACGTTCTCCCAGGGCGTGGTGATTGGTGCGTATGTGTCCGGGATTCCGGTGGTCGATCGGCAATTTGCCGGTGGCGGTCTGGATTGGTTGGCGCCGTTTCCGCTGGTGTGTGGCGTGGGGCTGGTGGTGGCTTATGCGTTGCTTGGCAGCACGTGGTTGCTGGTCAAGACCGAAGGCATGCTTGAGTCGCGGATGCGCCTGTTCACCCGACCGCTGGCCTTGCTGTTGATGGCGATGGTGCTGGTGATTGGCGTGTGGACGCTGCAATTGCATCCAGAGCTGGCGACACGTTGGTCGACGCACGGGCATCTGCAGGTGTTTGCCGGGTTGGTGGTGTTGGCCTTGCTGGCGGTGTTCGGGCTGCTGCGCACGTTGCGTCAGCGGCATACGCACTGGCCGTTCGTGTTCACGCTGGTGCTGATGCTGCTCGGTTACATCGGCCTGGCGCTGAGCATCTGGCCGAACATCATCCCGCCGTCGGTGAGCATCTGGGCCGCCGCGTCACCACCGTCGAGCCAGTTGTTCGCGCTGATCGGCGCACTGTTCATCCTGCCGGTGATCCTGATGTACACCTTCTGGAGCTACTACGTATTCCGCGGCAAAGTGAGGATTGGCGATGGCTACCATTGA
- a CDS encoding bestrophin family protein has product MIIRPKVNQFAILFTLKGSIAKRIALRTLMVTLLASAIVLVEILHPSNFTKVNATPFTLLGLSLSIFMNFRNNACYDRWYEARKAWGEVIVHIRSVIRETHVIRESAERKPLLLNLCGFAHALNARLRKESEADASSQWIMPKPDLQTPDYSGRILQTVGQQCSDLHQNGELTEWRYMLLANHLTSLTQAQAVCERIKTTPLPFPYTLLLHRTIYLFCILLPFAMAEPLGWLTPLFTAIVSYTFFGLDAIADELEDPFGRDENDLPTDALVRTIERDILAELGAEVPPALKPVDYVLS; this is encoded by the coding sequence ATGATCATCAGACCCAAGGTCAACCAGTTCGCCATTCTCTTCACCCTCAAGGGTTCGATTGCCAAGCGCATCGCCCTGCGCACGTTGATGGTCACCCTGCTCGCTTCGGCTATCGTGCTGGTGGAAATCCTCCATCCGAGCAACTTCACCAAGGTCAACGCTACGCCGTTTACCTTGCTCGGTTTGTCGCTGTCGATCTTCATGAATTTTCGCAACAACGCCTGTTATGACCGCTGGTACGAGGCGCGCAAGGCCTGGGGCGAAGTGATCGTGCACATTCGCTCGGTGATTCGTGAAACCCATGTGATCCGTGAATCGGCTGAGCGCAAGCCGTTGCTGCTCAATCTGTGTGGTTTTGCTCATGCGCTGAATGCGCGGCTGCGCAAGGAAAGCGAAGCGGACGCCAGTAGCCAATGGATCATGCCGAAACCCGATCTGCAGACGCCGGATTACAGCGGGCGCATTTTGCAAACGGTCGGCCAGCAGTGTTCCGATCTGCATCAGAACGGTGAGCTGACTGAGTGGCGCTACATGCTATTGGCCAATCACCTGACCAGCCTGACCCAAGCGCAAGCGGTGTGCGAACGGATCAAAACCACGCCGCTGCCGTTTCCTTACACACTGTTGTTGCACCGCACGATCTACCTGTTTTGCATCCTGCTGCCGTTTGCCATGGCCGAGCCGCTGGGTTGGCTGACACCGTTGTTCACGGCGATTGTCAGCTATACGTTTTTTGGCCTGGATGCGATTGCCGATGAACTGGAAGACCCCTTCGGCCGCGACGAAAACGACCTGCCCACCGATGCACTGGTGCGCACCATCGAGCGCGACATCCTCGCCGAACTGGGCGCCGAAGTACCGCCGGCGCTGAAGCCGGTGGACTATGTGCTGAGCTGA
- a CDS encoding CAP domain-containing protein has translation MRFMPSVLRLAALSVGVMLAIPALAGDESQLIESINSYRSQPQRCGSQASNELPPLSADPRLRLRATGAVDLQQAMASASYPMVNVQAITLNGPRDAASAMKAIQESFCQVVLDPQFVDVGVSRDDRDWRIVLARPLLSAKLGDAQSEGQKLLSELNVARSQARQCGGQAFAAAAPLAWNATLGTISQDHSRDMANNNYLDHKDRDGRTPGDRAELAGYSGQQVGENIAAGQDTVHKVVEGWLASPGHCANLMNPQYQELGAAYATDPKSSAGIYWTAMFGAQ, from the coding sequence ATGCGCTTCATGCCATCTGTTTTGCGTCTTGCCGCGTTGTCCGTGGGCGTTATGTTGGCCATCCCGGCGCTGGCCGGCGATGAGTCGCAATTGATCGAGTCGATCAACAGTTATCGCAGCCAGCCGCAGCGTTGCGGCAGTCAGGCGTCGAATGAACTGCCACCGCTGTCGGCGGATCCACGGCTGAGATTACGCGCCACCGGTGCTGTCGATCTGCAGCAAGCCATGGCCAGCGCCAGTTACCCGATGGTCAATGTGCAGGCGATCACGCTCAACGGCCCGCGTGATGCGGCGTCGGCGATGAAAGCGATTCAGGAAAGTTTCTGCCAGGTGGTGCTCGATCCGCAGTTCGTCGATGTCGGTGTCAGCCGCGACGACCGTGACTGGCGCATCGTATTGGCGCGGCCGCTGCTGTCGGCCAAGCTCGGTGATGCGCAAAGTGAGGGGCAGAAATTGCTCAGCGAACTCAACGTCGCCCGCAGTCAGGCGCGTCAGTGTGGCGGTCAGGCTTTCGCCGCTGCCGCACCGCTGGCCTGGAACGCGACACTGGGCACGATCTCTCAGGATCACAGCCGCGACATGGCCAACAACAATTACCTGGATCACAAGGACCGCGACGGCCGCACCCCCGGTGATCGCGCGGAACTGGCCGGTTACAGCGGCCAACAGGTCGGCGAAAACATCGCCGCCGGGCAAGACACCGTGCACAAAGTCGTCGAAGGCTGGCTCGCCAGTCCCGGCCACTGCGCCAACCTGATGAACCCGCAATACCAGGAACTCGGCGCCGCCTACGCGACCGACCCGAAAAGCAGCGCCGGGATCTACTGGACCGCGATGTTCGGCGCCCAGTAA
- the glp gene encoding gephyrin-like molybdotransferase Glp, giving the protein MSKAPLMPVEDALDQLLGMANEQRLADGEVLALDDARGRVLASDLVATLDLPPWPNSAMDGYALNLADLHRQPLRVSQKVYAGLAPDTLLPGTCARIFTGAPLPPGATCVEMQENVEVLEDGRVRFLQPLKAGQNIRAQGQENRVGDILLRAGKRLGPFELAVAAGQGLAQLHVVRRPRVALLSTGDELVEPGQPLRPGSIYNSNRVLLGHWLRELGCEVIDAGILPDRPAQTRLKLEQLQVSADLILTTGGVSAGDADCLGQVLRDNGKPLLWKLAIKPGKPLTVGHFGTVPVIGLPGNPTSALVTFGLLARPYLLRIQGVEDVMPLSFTVSAGFDWHKAGSRREYLRVKLEAGRAVLYPNQSSGVLLGATWADGLVEIPENSTHNLGDPLRFIPFNELF; this is encoded by the coding sequence ATGAGCAAAGCACCGCTGATGCCGGTCGAAGACGCTCTCGACCAATTGCTCGGCATGGCCAATGAGCAACGTCTGGCCGACGGCGAAGTGCTGGCGCTCGACGATGCGCGTGGGCGGGTGTTGGCCAGTGATCTGGTGGCGACACTCGACCTGCCGCCGTGGCCGAACAGCGCCATGGACGGTTACGCGCTCAATCTCGCCGATCTGCACCGTCAGCCGTTGAGGGTCTCGCAAAAGGTTTACGCCGGGCTGGCGCCGGACACGTTGCTGCCCGGCACCTGCGCACGGATTTTTACTGGCGCACCACTGCCGCCCGGCGCCACCTGTGTCGAGATGCAGGAGAACGTCGAAGTGCTGGAGGACGGCCGCGTGCGTTTCTTGCAGCCGCTGAAAGCGGGGCAGAACATCCGCGCGCAAGGTCAGGAAAATCGCGTCGGCGACATCCTGCTGCGCGCTGGCAAGCGCCTTGGGCCGTTCGAACTGGCGGTCGCTGCCGGGCAAGGGCTGGCGCAACTGCACGTGGTGCGTCGCCCGCGTGTGGCGCTGCTGTCGACCGGTGATGAACTGGTCGAGCCGGGCCAGCCGTTGCGCCCCGGCAGCATCTACAACAGCAACCGCGTATTGCTCGGCCATTGGTTGCGTGAGCTGGGCTGCGAAGTGATCGACGCCGGCATCCTCCCGGATCGCCCGGCGCAGACGCGGCTCAAGCTTGAGCAATTGCAAGTGAGCGCTGATCTGATTCTGACCACGGGCGGGGTGTCTGCCGGCGATGCCGATTGCCTCGGACAGGTGTTGCGCGACAACGGCAAACCGCTGTTGTGGAAACTGGCGATCAAGCCTGGCAAGCCGCTGACCGTGGGCCATTTCGGCACGGTGCCGGTGATTGGCCTGCCGGGTAATCCGACCTCGGCGCTGGTGACCTTTGGCTTGTTGGCGCGGCCGTATCTGCTGCGTATTCAAGGCGTGGAAGATGTCATGCCGCTGAGTTTTACGGTCAGCGCGGGCTTCGATTGGCACAAGGCTGGCAGCCGTCGCGAATACCTGCGGGTGAAGCTGGAGGCGGGGCGTGCGGTGCTTTATCCGAATCAAAGCTCCGGCGTCTTGCTCGGCGCAACCTGGGCCGACGGCCTGGTGGAAATCCCCGAGAACAGCACGCACAACCTCGGCGACCCGCTGCGCTTCATCCCCTTCAACGAACTGTTCTGA
- a CDS encoding FdhF/YdeP family oxidoreductase, whose protein sequence is MSQVDRYKPYKGAAAGWGAVISLTKSWLGSENALKNIRAMLKTNQNGGFDCPGCAWGEAPGASMLKFCENGAKAVNWEATGRLVDPAFFNKYTVSSLAEQSDYWLEYQGRLTHPMRYDARVDRYVEISWDDAFALIADHLKNLKSPHEAEFYTSGRASNEAAFLYQLFVRAFGTNNFPDCSNMCHEASAVSMNETLGVGKGTVVYEDLHHADAIFVIGQNPGTNHPRMLEPLREAVKRGAQVVCINPLKERGLERFQNPQNPLEMLSNGWEATNTAYFRPALGGDMAMIRGMVKFLLQWEREAQATGGEPVFDHAFIAEHTSGLDSYLAEVDATTWEHIVEQSGVPLHDIELAARMYGRAKSVIMCWAMGLTQHVHSVATLQEVINLQLLRGNVGRPGAGLSPVRGHSNVQGDRTMGINELAPKDLMDALEKRFNFDVPRMHGHNTVMAIGAMERGEAKVFIGLGGNFAQATPDTPRTHAAIRKLDLTVHIATKLNRSHLVTGRDALILPCLGRTDIDIQAEGPQGVTVEDTFSMVHLSFGQLKPKSAQLKSEPAIIAGIAAATLGKHPIDWEWVVGDYGRIRNLIADVIPGFENFNEKLLIPGGFHLGNDASDRVWNTVSGKAQFTPCVLPEHLISEGVRNLPVKPHLILQTMRSHDQYNTTLYGLDDRYRGVYGMRDVIFANEQDIQRLGFEPGQKVDLVALWDDERERRVSGFTLIAYDIPAGQAAAYYPETNPLVPLESYGDRTYTPTSKFVAIRLEAAKVSNLIPSSVA, encoded by the coding sequence ATGTCACAAGTCGACCGTTACAAACCCTACAAAGGCGCCGCTGCCGGTTGGGGCGCTGTCATCAGCCTGACCAAGAGCTGGCTGGGCAGTGAAAACGCCCTGAAAAACATCCGCGCCATGCTCAAGACCAACCAGAACGGCGGCTTTGACTGCCCGGGTTGTGCCTGGGGTGAAGCACCCGGCGCGAGTATGTTGAAGTTCTGCGAGAACGGCGCGAAAGCGGTGAACTGGGAAGCGACCGGGCGTTTGGTCGACCCGGCATTCTTCAACAAGTACACGGTGTCGAGTCTGGCCGAGCAGAGCGACTACTGGCTGGAATATCAGGGCCGCCTGACCCACCCGATGCGCTACGACGCGCGGGTCGATCGCTACGTGGAAATCAGCTGGGACGACGCGTTCGCGCTGATCGCTGATCACCTGAAAAACCTCAAATCGCCCCACGAAGCCGAGTTCTACACCTCGGGCCGCGCGAGCAATGAAGCGGCGTTTCTCTATCAATTGTTCGTCCGCGCGTTCGGCACCAACAACTTCCCCGACTGCTCGAACATGTGCCACGAGGCCAGTGCGGTGAGCATGAACGAGACCCTCGGCGTCGGCAAAGGCACCGTGGTTTACGAGGACCTGCATCACGCCGACGCGATTTTCGTCATCGGCCAGAACCCTGGCACCAACCACCCGCGCATGCTCGAACCGCTGCGTGAAGCGGTGAAACGTGGCGCCCAAGTGGTGTGTATCAATCCGCTGAAAGAGCGTGGCCTGGAGCGTTTCCAGAACCCGCAGAACCCGCTGGAAATGCTCAGCAACGGCTGGGAAGCGACCAACACCGCCTACTTCCGCCCGGCACTGGGTGGCGACATGGCGATGATTCGCGGCATGGTCAAATTTCTTCTGCAGTGGGAGCGCGAAGCGCAGGCGACTGGCGGCGAACCGGTGTTCGATCATGCCTTCATTGCCGAGCACACCTCGGGCCTCGACAGCTATCTGGCCGAAGTCGATGCAACCACTTGGGAGCACATCGTCGAGCAGTCCGGCGTGCCGCTGCATGACATCGAATTGGCCGCGCGCATGTATGGCCGTGCCAAAAGCGTGATCATGTGCTGGGCCATGGGTCTGACCCAACACGTGCACTCGGTGGCGACCTTGCAGGAAGTCATCAACCTGCAACTGCTGCGCGGCAACGTCGGCCGTCCGGGCGCCGGCCTCTCGCCGGTTCGTGGCCACAGTAACGTGCAGGGCGACCGCACCATGGGCATCAACGAGTTGGCGCCGAAAGACCTGATGGACGCGCTGGAAAAACGCTTCAACTTTGACGTGCCGCGCATGCACGGGCACAACACGGTGATGGCGATCGGTGCGATGGAGCGTGGCGAAGCCAAGGTGTTTATCGGTCTGGGCGGCAACTTCGCCCAAGCCACGCCGGACACCCCGCGCACCCACGCGGCGATTCGCAAACTCGACCTGACCGTGCACATCGCCACCAAGCTCAACCGCAGCCACCTGGTCACCGGTCGCGACGCGCTGATCCTGCCGTGCCTCGGGCGTACCGACATCGACATCCAGGCTGAAGGTCCGCAAGGCGTGACCGTCGAAGACACGTTCAGCATGGTGCATTTGTCGTTCGGTCAGTTGAAACCGAAGTCGGCGCAGTTGAAATCCGAGCCGGCGATCATTGCCGGGATCGCCGCCGCGACCCTGGGCAAGCATCCGATCGATTGGGAATGGGTGGTGGGCGACTACGGGCGCATCCGCAACCTGATTGCCGACGTGATTCCGGGCTTCGAAAACTTTAATGAAAAACTGCTGATTCCGGGTGGTTTTCACCTCGGCAACGACGCCTCGGATCGGGTCTGGAACACCGTCAGCGGCAAGGCGCAGTTCACCCCGTGCGTGCTGCCCGAGCACTTGATCAGCGAAGGTGTGCGCAACTTGCCGGTGAAACCGCACCTGATTCTGCAAACCATGCGTTCCCACGATCAGTACAACACCACGCTGTACGGCCTCGATGACCGTTATCGCGGGGTTTACGGCATGCGTGATGTGATCTTCGCCAACGAGCAGGACATCCAGCGCCTGGGTTTCGAACCGGGGCAGAAGGTTGATCTGGTGGCGCTGTGGGATGACGAGCGCGAGCGTCGGGTCAGCGGTTTCACCCTGATCGCCTACGACATTCCGGCAGGGCAGGCAGCGGCGTATTACCCGGAGACTAACCCTTTGGTACCGCTGGAAAGCTATGGCGACCGGACGTATACGCCGACCTCCAAGTTCGTGGCGATCCGCCTCGAAGCCGCGAAGGTCAGCAACCTGATCCCGTCGTCGGTGGCGTAA
- a CDS encoding DUF2474 domain-containing protein has product MATIDSREVKNSRWYKRLGWLLLIWLGSVVSLAVVASLLKLAMYAAGMRTH; this is encoded by the coding sequence ATGGCTACCATTGATTCGCGAGAAGTGAAGAACAGCCGCTGGTACAAGCGTCTGGGCTGGTTGCTGCTGATCTGGCTGGGCAGCGTGGTGTCGCTGGCGGTTGTCGCCAGTCTGCTGAAACTGGCGATGTATGCAGCGGGGATGAGGACCCACTGA
- the moaA gene encoding GTP 3',8-cyclase MoaA, translated as MSERVLIDGYNRRVDYLRMSVTDRCDFRCVYCMAEDMQFLPRQKILTLEEIYQLAQSFVALGTRKIRLTGGEPLIRPGVVKLCEQIAALPGLRELCMTTNGSQLGKLAAPLFDAGVKRLNISLDSLDPQRFKQMTRTGDLAQVINGIDAARKAGFIRTKLNVVVMQGRNDQEINDLVSFAIDRQLDVSFIEEMPLGIISEHSRAETFFSSAQVREKIAERYTLIDSAESTQGPSRYWRLAEAPEIRLGFISPHSHNFCGTCNRVRLTVEGRLLLCLGNEHSVDLKAVLRAHPGQPQRLEKAIVEAMKLKPYRHNFEVNDDVQVVRFMNMTGG; from the coding sequence ATGTCAGAGCGTGTCTTGATCGATGGTTACAACCGCCGCGTCGACTATCTGCGCATGTCGGTGACCGACCGCTGCGACTTCCGCTGCGTCTATTGCATGGCCGAAGACATGCAGTTTCTGCCACGGCAAAAAATCCTCACGCTGGAAGAGATCTATCAACTGGCGCAGAGCTTTGTGGCGCTCGGTACGCGCAAGATTCGCCTGACCGGTGGCGAGCCGCTGATCCGCCCGGGCGTGGTCAAGTTGTGCGAGCAGATCGCCGCCCTGCCCGGCCTGCGCGAGTTGTGCATGACCACCAACGGCTCGCAACTGGGCAAACTCGCCGCGCCGCTGTTCGACGCCGGGGTCAAACGCCTGAACATCAGCCTCGACAGCCTTGATCCGCAGCGCTTCAAACAGATGACCCGCACTGGCGATCTGGCGCAGGTGATCAACGGCATCGATGCTGCGCGCAAGGCCGGTTTTATCCGCACTAAACTCAATGTCGTGGTGATGCAGGGCCGCAACGATCAGGAGATCAACGATCTGGTCAGCTTCGCGATTGACCGGCAGCTTGACGTCTCTTTCATCGAAGAGATGCCGCTGGGGATCATCAGCGAGCACAGCCGTGCCGAGACGTTTTTCTCCAGTGCGCAGGTGCGCGAAAAGATTGCCGAGCGCTACACCCTGATCGACTCGGCGGAATCGACCCAAGGCCCGTCGCGCTACTGGCGGCTGGCCGAGGCGCCGGAGATTCGCCTGGGCTTTATCTCGCCGCACAGCCACAACTTTTGCGGCACCTGCAACCGCGTTCGCCTCACCGTTGAAGGCCGCCTGCTACTGTGTCTGGGTAACGAGCATTCGGTGGATCTGAAAGCGGTGCTGCGCGCCCACCCGGGGCAACCGCAGCGGCTGGAGAAAGCCATTGTCGAGGCGATGAAACTCAAGCCGTATCGGCACAATTTCGAAGTGAACGATGATGTTCAGGTCGTGCGCTTCATGAACATGACCGGCGGCTGA